Proteins encoded within one genomic window of Citrobacter amalonaticus Y19:
- a CDS encoding YnhF family membrane protein: MSTDLKFSLVTTFIVLALIVAGGLTAALH, from the coding sequence ATGAGCACCGATCTGAAATTTTCATTAGTGACCACGTTTATTGTTCTGGCTTTAATCGTTGCTGGCGGTCTGACAGCGGCACTGCATTGA